The proteins below come from a single Podarcis muralis chromosome 8, rPodMur119.hap1.1, whole genome shotgun sequence genomic window:
- the TRHR gene encoding thyrotropin-releasing hormone receptor, translating to MCRSSRVKMENTTDNGQNQTEFLPIREVATLEYQVVTIFLVLLICGLGIIGNIMVVLVVLRTKHMRTPTNCYLVSLAVADLMVLVAAGLPNITESIYGSWVYGYIGCLCITYLQYLGINASSCSITAFTVERYIAICHPIKAQFLCTFSRAKKIIIFVWAFTSIYCMLWFFLLDLNMVAYKDATVVSCGYKVPRSYYSPIYMMDFGIFYVMPMILATVLYGLIARILFLNPISADPKENSKMWKNDVVAPNKTKTTNKGINSAVASRRQVTKMLAVVVILFAFLWMPYRTLVVINSFLSRPFQENWFLLFCRICIYLNSAINPVIYNLMSQKFRAAFKKLCKCQQKQSEKPNNYSVALNYSVIKETDHFHTELEDITVTDAYLSSTKVSFDDTCVSSEVL from the exons ATGTGCAGAAGCAGCCGAGTGAAGATGGAGAACACTACAGACAATGGACAGAATCAAACAGAGTTCTTGCCGATCCGGGAGGTGGCCACCCTTGAATACCAAGTGGTCACCATCTTCTTGGTCCTCCTCATCTGCGGTTTGGGCATCATAGGCAACATCATGGTGGTGCTCGTGGTACTCAGGACGAAGCATATGAGGACCCCTACAAATTGTTACCTGGTGAGCCTTGCTGTGGCGGACCTCATGGTGCTTGTGGCTGCCGGGCTTCCCAACATCACGGAGAGCATCTATGGATCCTGGGTCTATGGCTACATTGGGTGTCTCTGCATCACTTACCTCCAATATCTCGGCATCAACGCTTCTTCTTGTTCTATAACCGCCTTCACCGTTGAGAGGTACATAGCTATCTGCCACCCTATCAAAGCCCAGTTTCTATGCACATTCTCAAGAGCCAAAAAGATAATTATTTTTGTCTGGGCTTTCACCTCCATCTACTGCATGCTCTGGTTTTTCTTATTAGATCTCAACATGGTAGCCTACAAAGATGCCACTGTAGTGTCCTGCGGGTACAAAGTGCCCAGGAGCTACTATTCTCCAATCTATATGATGGACTTTGGGATATTTTACGTCATGCCAATGATATTAGCAACTGTCCTCTATGGGTTGATTGCCAGGATATTGTTCCTAAATCCCATCTCGGCTGACCCAAAAGAAAATTCCAAGATGTGGAAGAATGATGTGGTTGCCCCAAACAAGACCAAAACAACCAACAAGGGTATCAACAGtgctgtggcttccagaaggCAG GTTACCAAGATGCTGGCTGTGGTTGTAATCCTCTTTGCATTTTTGTGGATGCCCTACAGGACCCTGGTGGTTATCAACTCTTTCCTGTCTCGCCCTTTCCAAGAAAATTGGTTCCTGCTCTTCTGCAGGATCTGCATTTACCTAAACAGTGCTATCAACCCTGTGATTTACAACCTCATGTCCCAAAAATTCAGAGCAGCCTTCAAGAAACTCTGCAAATGCCAGCAGAAGCAGTCGGAGAAGCCCAACAACTACAGCGTGGCCCTAAACTACAGCGTCATCAAGGAGACAGACCATTTCCACACTGAGCTAGAAGACATCACCGTCACAGACGCTTATCTGTCATCCACCAAAGTGTCTTTCGATGATACCTGTGTGTCTTCTGAG GTGCTGTGA